A genomic segment from Blastococcus sp. PRF04-17 encodes:
- a CDS encoding phosphorothioated DNA-binding restriction endonuclease, translating into MPASYSSADDVLHVLASLRQHERDGKRSPHKPLLVLLALSRLAETGSSRIPWALAKTRLADLIADFGPPSRTGRAQSAAYPFTRLRSDGVWTLDTDVPMDRVTPLHGGVTGQLESSLERALKDQPDLISTVARSLVDAHFPSTVAPDVLLAVGMDPEAVEAEAALDPAPAPERRRSSTWPAAVLEAWDRQCAFCGFDGQAGGVPVGVEAAHIRWFKLDGPDTLDNGLALCSLHHKLFDRGMLGLDDDMGVVVSQRFSARTPFGRFVYDLHGRRLKPRPGTPEPAAEHVRWHQEQVFHGSPLVST; encoded by the coding sequence GTGCCTGCGTCCTACTCCTCGGCGGACGACGTCCTGCACGTCCTGGCGTCGCTGCGCCAGCACGAGCGTGACGGCAAGCGGTCCCCTCATAAGCCGCTACTCGTCCTGCTGGCGCTGAGCCGACTGGCGGAGACGGGGTCGAGCCGGATCCCGTGGGCGCTGGCGAAGACGCGCCTGGCGGACCTGATCGCCGACTTCGGCCCACCGTCGCGGACGGGACGGGCCCAGAGCGCGGCATACCCCTTTACCCGGTTGCGCAGCGACGGTGTGTGGACGCTGGACACCGACGTGCCGATGGACCGGGTCACTCCCCTCCACGGTGGGGTCACGGGTCAGTTGGAGTCCTCGCTGGAACGGGCCCTCAAGGACCAGCCTGATCTCATCTCCACGGTGGCGCGCAGCCTCGTCGATGCGCACTTCCCGTCGACCGTCGCGCCGGACGTCCTGCTCGCCGTCGGCATGGACCCCGAAGCCGTCGAGGCGGAAGCCGCGCTGGACCCGGCGCCCGCCCCGGAGCGCCGGCGCAGCAGCACCTGGCCGGCCGCCGTCCTCGAGGCGTGGGACCGGCAGTGCGCCTTCTGCGGTTTCGACGGACAGGCGGGCGGCGTACCGGTCGGGGTCGAAGCGGCGCACATCCGGTGGTTCAAGCTCGACGGCCCCGACACGCTCGACAACGGGCTGGCGCTGTGCTCCTTGCACCACAAGCTGTTCGACCGGGGCATGCTGGGGCTCGACGACGACATGGGCGTCGTCGTCTCCCAGCGATTCTCGGCACGCACGCCGTTCGGGCGATTCGTCTACGACCTTCACGGGCGGCGGTTGAAGCCGAGACCAGGCACCCCAGAGCCCGCGGCTGAGCACGTCCGCTGGCATCAGGAGCAGGTGTTCCACGGATCGCCGCTCGTTTCCACTTGA
- a CDS encoding HNH endonuclease codes for MDGRAPERLPRHRRPDDPGRRTLEQLPRWSEAARAGHVTPDQTAVVAKVATPARLAAAAELGVDLHGDDGIDATLLACARGEHPETLPAVVARMLNWIDPDGPEPDPTRRRELHLSPSAGAEGGGTIHGRLDAAGYERVSTALTAYQQAARVADDDRSHAQQMADALVQLADNSLAAATTPMLRKHPAQVAATISAEDLLDPDLIAGAARLGSGQQVSNEVARQLACDSIITRVLFGPDGMPLNIGRAQRLVPAHIRKAAEARDGGCVFAGCSAPTWWCDAHHVQEWIADHGETSVANTALLCERHAHLVSTTASPSPGTRSTDAGAPTEKTAPRSSWATHPENRPPRVAGARSRSGLRACGGPE; via the coding sequence ATGGATGGTCGGGCACCTGAACGTCTCCCCCGCCACCGCCGCCCGGATGACCCGGGCCGCCGGACGCTGGAGCAACTGCCGCGGTGGTCCGAGGCCGCCCGCGCCGGCCACGTCACCCCCGATCAGACCGCGGTCGTGGCCAAGGTCGCCACCCCCGCCCGGCTCGCCGCCGCGGCCGAACTCGGGGTCGACCTGCACGGCGACGACGGCATCGACGCGACCCTGCTCGCCTGCGCGCGCGGCGAGCATCCCGAGACGCTGCCCGCCGTCGTCGCGCGCATGCTGAACTGGATCGACCCCGACGGACCCGAACCCGACCCCACCCGTCGCCGGGAGCTGCACCTGTCCCCCTCGGCCGGAGCCGAAGGCGGCGGCACCATCCACGGCCGCCTAGACGCCGCCGGGTACGAAAGAGTCAGCACCGCGCTCACCGCCTACCAGCAGGCCGCCCGGGTCGCCGACGACGACCGCAGCCACGCCCAGCAGATGGCCGACGCCCTCGTCCAGCTGGCCGACAACTCGCTGGCCGCCGCCACCACCCCGATGCTGCGCAAGCACCCCGCCCAGGTCGCGGCCACCATCTCCGCCGAGGACCTGCTCGACCCCGACCTCATCGCCGGTGCCGCCCGCCTCGGGTCGGGCCAGCAGGTGTCCAACGAGGTGGCCCGTCAGCTGGCCTGCGACTCGATCATCACCCGGGTGCTCTTCGGCCCCGACGGCATGCCGCTCAACATCGGCCGGGCCCAGCGCCTGGTCCCCGCGCACATCCGCAAGGCCGCCGAGGCACGCGACGGCGGCTGCGTGTTCGCCGGCTGCTCGGCTCCGACCTGGTGGTGCGACGCCCACCACGTCCAGGAGTGGATCGCCGACCACGGCGAGACATCGGTGGCCAACACAGCGTTGCTCTGCGAGCGCCACGCGCACCTTGTGTCCACCACGGCTTCTCCATCACCTGGGACCCGGTCGACAGACGCTGGCGCACCCACCGAGAAGACGGCACCGAGATCATCGTGGGCTACCCACCCGGAGAACCGACCCCCGCGAGTAGCCGGGGCGCGATCGCGAAGTGGGCTTCGCGCATGTGGCGGGCCCGAGTAA
- a CDS encoding polyhydroxyalkanoate depolymerase has product MLYTAYEWNRRAGAPAVTASRLTATALQALPGPLGRAPGLRHVRAACDMLAHARPTHDRPAFGIDAVPVDGETVAVREREAMRTPFATLLHFEKPAVTGQPRVLVVGPMSGHFTTLIRPTIRTLLSDHDVHVIDWHNARDVPVEHGAFGLDEYIEHVMDAIRHLGPDTHVVAVCQPAVPVLAAVALLAADDDPAQPSSVTLMAGPIDTRVNPNRVNDAAATKPLSWFERRVIDTVPRGYAGTGRRVYPGVVQLTAFMSMNPKRHLAAHGRLYRDLLAGNTERAAATRAFYDEYGAVMDVPAEFYLETVGRIFQEHQLPTGRLTWRGRRVDPGAIRRTALLTVEGENDDICSPGQTLAAHELCTGVPEERKQHHLQPGVGHYGVFSGSRWEAEVYPVVRTFIDRASERLAAPA; this is encoded by the coding sequence ATGCTCTACACCGCGTACGAGTGGAACCGGCGGGCCGGCGCGCCCGCAGTCACCGCCTCCCGGCTGACTGCCACGGCCTTGCAGGCGCTGCCCGGCCCGCTCGGCCGGGCCCCCGGTCTCCGCCACGTGCGCGCGGCCTGCGACATGCTCGCGCACGCCCGCCCCACCCACGACCGCCCGGCGTTCGGCATCGACGCGGTGCCGGTGGACGGCGAGACCGTCGCCGTCCGGGAGCGCGAAGCGATGCGGACGCCGTTCGCCACGCTGCTGCACTTCGAGAAGCCCGCGGTCACCGGCCAGCCGCGCGTGCTGGTCGTCGGTCCGATGTCGGGGCACTTCACGACGCTGATCCGCCCGACGATCCGCACGCTGCTGTCGGACCACGACGTGCACGTCATCGACTGGCACAACGCCCGCGACGTCCCGGTCGAGCACGGGGCGTTCGGCCTGGACGAGTACATCGAGCACGTCATGGACGCCATCCGGCACCTCGGCCCGGACACGCATGTCGTCGCCGTCTGCCAGCCCGCCGTCCCCGTGCTGGCCGCCGTGGCCCTGCTCGCCGCCGACGACGACCCCGCCCAGCCGTCGAGCGTCACGCTCATGGCCGGCCCGATCGACACCCGGGTGAACCCGAACCGGGTCAACGACGCGGCCGCCACCAAGCCCCTGTCCTGGTTCGAGCGCCGGGTGATCGACACCGTGCCACGGGGGTACGCCGGCACCGGGCGTCGCGTCTACCCGGGCGTCGTCCAGCTGACCGCGTTCATGTCGATGAACCCGAAGCGGCACCTGGCGGCCCACGGGCGCCTGTACCGCGACCTGCTGGCCGGCAACACGGAGCGGGCCGCTGCCACGCGGGCCTTCTACGACGAGTACGGCGCCGTCATGGACGTGCCCGCCGAGTTCTACCTGGAGACCGTCGGCCGCATCTTCCAGGAGCACCAGCTCCCCACCGGCCGGCTCACCTGGCGGGGCCGGCGCGTGGACCCGGGCGCGATCCGCCGCACCGCGCTGCTCACGGTGGAGGGCGAGAACGACGACATCTGCTCGCCGGGGCAGACGCTCGCGGCCCACGAGCTGTGCACCGGCGTCCCCGAGGAGCGCAAGCAGCACCACCTGCAGCCCGGGGTCGGCCACTACGGCGTCTTCAGCGGCTCGCGCTGGGAGGCCGAGGTCTACCCCGTCGTCCGGACGTTCATCGACCGCGCCTCCGAACGGCTCGCCGCGCCCGCCTGA
- a CDS encoding SWIM zinc finger family protein — protein sequence MLEELRPALTDAVIRRSVGHETWRRGATYARQGRVAHIQYSREAAQLAAVVTGSAERRYRTVAEYDVHSSRWWGECSCPVGADCKHAAAILIAAQDALSRPPVAPPAPAWERALADFVAPVTATPAAKPIGLQFDVGAGSPVTATAPSSIRLRPVVPGAKGRWIRTGVSWRGLRYDYYSQWDPGHAAALRSLYQAHEASRADQDLYYYGSGDAPVLLEQFGPSFWPALRQLQDDGVPLVTTRGERVLVADEPATLAADLSDDAGGLLVRVVVELAGGRLSVGSVLGLGSPPHGVALVPGTTGVTSPDGGLLLVPLQTVSRRVERLVATEGLRVPAGDRARFLTGFYPALSRALPVTSSDGSVELPDIAPPQLVLAVTHTGGHRVRLDWSVQYRTGDDVRRVPLAPSSPDAARDGAAEDRLLRALPPPPSGCCGSGTSARIRGRCRSPSCRAWTPPC from the coding sequence GTGCTCGAGGAGCTGCGGCCGGCGCTCACCGACGCCGTCATCCGACGTTCGGTGGGGCATGAGACGTGGCGGCGGGGTGCGACGTACGCCCGCCAGGGGCGGGTCGCTCACATCCAGTACTCCCGCGAGGCCGCCCAGCTCGCCGCCGTGGTGACCGGCAGCGCTGAACGCAGGTACCGGACGGTCGCCGAGTACGACGTCCACTCTTCCCGGTGGTGGGGCGAGTGCAGCTGTCCGGTCGGGGCCGACTGCAAGCACGCCGCGGCGATCCTCATCGCGGCGCAGGACGCCCTGAGCCGGCCACCGGTCGCGCCACCGGCACCGGCCTGGGAGCGGGCCCTCGCCGACTTCGTCGCGCCGGTCACGGCGACCCCCGCGGCGAAGCCGATCGGGCTGCAGTTCGACGTCGGGGCGGGGAGTCCGGTCACGGCGACGGCGCCGTCGTCGATCCGCCTGCGGCCGGTCGTTCCCGGGGCGAAGGGGCGCTGGATCCGAACCGGTGTGTCCTGGCGCGGGCTGCGGTACGACTACTACTCCCAGTGGGACCCCGGGCACGCAGCCGCCCTGCGGTCGCTGTACCAGGCGCACGAGGCGTCCCGCGCCGACCAGGACCTGTACTACTACGGGTCCGGCGATGCGCCGGTGCTGCTCGAGCAGTTCGGGCCGTCCTTCTGGCCGGCCCTGCGGCAGCTCCAGGACGACGGCGTGCCCTTGGTGACCACGCGCGGCGAGCGGGTCCTGGTGGCCGACGAGCCGGCGACGCTCGCCGCGGATCTGTCGGACGACGCCGGCGGCCTGCTCGTGCGGGTCGTGGTGGAGTTGGCCGGCGGCCGCCTCTCGGTGGGATCCGTCCTCGGGCTCGGCAGCCCGCCGCACGGCGTGGCGCTGGTCCCTGGGACGACGGGTGTCACGTCACCCGACGGCGGTCTGCTGCTGGTGCCGCTGCAGACGGTGTCCCGGCGGGTCGAGAGGCTGGTGGCGACAGAGGGGTTGCGGGTGCCTGCCGGCGACCGGGCCCGGTTCCTGACCGGCTTCTACCCCGCCCTGAGCCGCGCGCTGCCGGTGACCTCCTCGGACGGCTCGGTGGAGCTTCCCGACATCGCGCCGCCGCAGCTGGTCCTGGCCGTGACGCACACCGGCGGTCACCGGGTCCGGCTCGACTGGTCGGTGCAGTACCGCACGGGCGACGACGTCCGGCGGGTGCCCCTGGCTCCGAGCAGCCCGGACGCCGCCCGCGACGGCGCCGCGGAGGACCGGCTGCTGCGTGCGCTTCCCCCACCCCCGAGCGGCTGCTGCGGATCTGGCACGTCGGCGCGCATCCGCGGCCGGTGCCGGTCGCCGAGCTGTCGGGCGTGGACGCCGCCGTGCTGA
- a CDS encoding antibiotic biosynthesis monooxygenase, which yields MYARSTTVHADPRRIDDGIAYVRDEVMPAVQSMPGCMGLSMLCDRDSGRCIVTTSWDSEESMSASRDAVMPMRERATDVMGGSFDVQEWEIAVLHRAHRAPEGACCRVTWTRGDPARMDDMTETFRTALVPRLDDIPGFCSVSVMGDRHTGMSVLTATYDDRASLEGSAESVRGMREQFSQQMGLEVTDIAEFELAIHHLRVPEMA from the coding sequence ATGTACGCACGTTCCACCACCGTCCACGCCGACCCGCGGCGCATCGACGACGGCATCGCCTACGTCCGCGACGAGGTCATGCCCGCTGTGCAGAGCATGCCCGGCTGCATGGGGCTGTCCATGCTCTGCGACCGCGACTCCGGCCGGTGCATCGTCACGACCAGCTGGGACTCCGAGGAGTCGATGAGCGCCAGCAGGGACGCGGTCATGCCCATGCGCGAGCGGGCCACCGACGTGATGGGCGGCAGCTTCGACGTCCAGGAGTGGGAGATCGCGGTCCTGCACCGCGCGCACCGGGCGCCCGAGGGCGCCTGCTGCCGCGTCACGTGGACCCGCGGGGACCCCGCCCGCATGGACGACATGACCGAGACGTTCCGCACGGCCCTCGTACCGCGCCTGGACGACATCCCGGGCTTCTGCAGCGTCAGCGTGATGGGCGACCGGCACACCGGCATGAGCGTCCTGACCGCCACCTATGACGACCGTGCCTCCCTGGAGGGATCCGCCGAGTCGGTACGCGGCATGCGCGAGCAGTTCAGCCAGCAGATGGGTCTGGAGGTCACCGACATCGCCGAGTTCGAGCTGGCGATCCACCACCTGCGCGTCCCCGAGATGGCCTGA
- a CDS encoding DUF4916 domain-containing protein, whose amino-acid sequence MTELTTATSGGLLSREEMDAARERLPIVYVDVVPVRVDEEGTVTSIGLLLRAGEDGQIKRALVTGRVLYHERIRAALLRHIEKDLGPLALPRIPPAPQPFTIAEYFPTPGVTPFHDPRQHAVSLAYVVPVEGDCAPQQDALELSWFSPIEARDPVVLAEFENGQSTLLLQALAHLGV is encoded by the coding sequence ATGACGGAGCTGACGACGGCGACAAGCGGCGGCCTGCTCTCCCGCGAGGAGATGGACGCGGCACGGGAGCGACTGCCCATCGTGTACGTCGACGTGGTGCCGGTGCGGGTGGACGAAGAGGGCACCGTCACCTCGATCGGGCTCTTGCTGCGGGCCGGTGAGGACGGCCAGATCAAGCGGGCGCTGGTCACCGGTCGGGTGCTGTACCACGAGCGGATCCGCGCGGCGCTGCTCCGGCACATCGAGAAGGACCTCGGCCCGCTCGCGCTGCCGCGGATCCCACCGGCGCCCCAGCCGTTCACGATCGCCGAGTACTTCCCGACGCCGGGCGTGACGCCGTTCCACGACCCGCGGCAGCACGCGGTGTCGCTGGCCTACGTGGTGCCGGTCGAAGGCGACTGCGCACCGCAGCAGGACGCGCTCGAGCTGTCCTGGTTCTCGCCGATCGAGGCCCGCGACCCCGTCGTGCTGGCCGAGTTCGAGAACGGGCAGAGCACGCTTCTGCTGCAGGCGCTGGCACACCTCGGCGTATGA
- a CDS encoding ABC1 kinase family protein has translation MPATRHLVSPGRVPPEEGRPPRSRLARAARLAALPAAHAGRTAVGLGKRIGGRPAEAVAAQVQQRTAAQLFTTLGQLKGGAMKVGQAMSAMEAALPEHLVGPYREALVRLQEAAPPMPTSMVHAQLDRAFPGGWERHLRDFDDQHVAAASVGQVHRATWADGTPVAVKIQYPGAGAALVADLGMLQPLAPVLHAAMPGLDARELFAELRTRLVDELDYAQEAEAQTAFADAYRDDPDIAVPDVLAAEDVVLVTRWLDGTPLSQVIASGTRDDRDRMGLLLVRLLLSSPVRARRLHGDPHPGNFRLLPDGRLGVLDFGATEPLPDGWPARLGPLLAAGRDGDAAALHAEAAAAGLLQPDTVDPPALLALLDPLGPLRTDEYSFTRSWLQDLTWRASDPLGSTARTQRRLTVPPRHLLLQRVASGLVGVLCSLGATVAVDAEVRRWLPGYDDAAGRTQA, from the coding sequence GTGCCCGCCACCCGCCACCTCGTGAGCCCCGGACGGGTGCCGCCGGAGGAGGGCCGACCGCCGCGCAGCCGCCTGGCCCGGGCGGCCCGGCTCGCCGCGCTGCCGGCCGCGCACGCCGGCCGCACCGCCGTGGGGCTCGGCAAGCGCATCGGCGGACGCCCCGCAGAGGCGGTCGCGGCGCAGGTGCAGCAGCGCACGGCGGCGCAGCTGTTCACCACGCTCGGCCAGCTCAAGGGTGGCGCGATGAAGGTCGGCCAGGCGATGTCGGCGATGGAGGCCGCCCTCCCCGAGCACCTGGTCGGCCCCTACCGGGAGGCGCTGGTCCGGCTCCAGGAGGCGGCGCCGCCCATGCCGACGTCGATGGTGCACGCCCAGCTCGACCGGGCGTTCCCCGGCGGCTGGGAGCGGCACCTGCGCGACTTCGACGACCAGCACGTCGCCGCGGCCAGCGTGGGCCAGGTGCACCGCGCCACGTGGGCCGACGGGACGCCGGTCGCCGTGAAGATCCAGTACCCCGGCGCCGGCGCCGCCCTGGTCGCGGACCTCGGCATGCTGCAGCCCTTGGCTCCCGTCCTCCATGCCGCCATGCCGGGGCTCGACGCCCGCGAGTTGTTCGCCGAGCTGCGCACCCGGCTGGTGGACGAGTTGGACTACGCCCAGGAGGCCGAGGCCCAGACCGCGTTCGCCGACGCCTACCGCGACGACCCCGACATCGCCGTGCCCGACGTGCTCGCCGCCGAGGACGTCGTGCTGGTCACCCGGTGGCTCGACGGGACGCCGCTGTCACAGGTGATCGCCTCGGGCACCCGGGACGACCGGGATCGCATGGGACTGCTGCTGGTGCGCCTGCTGCTCTCCTCACCGGTGCGCGCCCGCCGGCTGCACGGCGACCCGCATCCCGGCAACTTCCGGCTGCTGCCGGACGGCCGGCTCGGCGTCCTCGACTTCGGCGCGACCGAGCCCCTGCCTGACGGGTGGCCGGCCCGGCTGGGCCCGCTGCTGGCCGCCGGCCGGGACGGCGACGCGGCGGCGCTGCACGCGGAGGCCGCGGCGGCGGGGCTCCTGCAGCCGGACACGGTCGACCCGCCGGCCCTGCTGGCGCTGCTCGACCCCCTGGGGCCGCTGCGCACCGACGAGTACTCGTTCACCCGCAGCTGGCTGCAGGACCTCACCTGGCGCGCCTCCGACCCTCTGGGCAGCACCGCTCGCACGCAGCGCCGGCTGACCGTCCCGCCCCGGCACCTGCTGCTGCAGCGGGTCGCCTCCGGGCTCGTCGGCGTCCTCTGCTCGCTCGGCGCCACGGTGGCCGTCGACGCCGAGGTCCGCCGGTGGCTGCCCGGCTACGACGACGCCGCTGGGAGAACTCAGGCCTGA
- a CDS encoding DEAD/DEAH box helicase produces the protein MPVAELSGVDAAVLTTEFLPRLTEAGVLVEVTGDPPEYRHTEAAPLVQVSATDSQDADWFDLGVTVSVDGEDIPFALLFTALAAGESHLVLPSGTWFDIRRAEFERLRQLIDEARALQDADRPGLRISRYQAGLWDELVELGVVAEQSERWSRDARALLDVDAAAPPPAPAGLDAQLRPYQLEGYQWLSVLWDAGLGGVLADDMGLGKTLQTLAVVCRAKEAGRLTDPVLVVAPTSVVSNWAHEAARFAPDLVVRTIEATGRKLGRPLPEMVDGADLVVTSYTLLRLGEEEYRALPWAGLVLDEAQFVKNHQAKTYAAARRLPAAFKLAITGTPVENNLMDLWSMLSIVAPGLFPSPQWFTEHYRTPIERGGDPDALAALRRRIRPLMRRRTKEQVAAELPPKTEQVLEVVLNPKHRKVYDTRLQRERRKVLGLVDDLQKNRFTIFRSLTLLRQLALDPALVDDDHAGVRSSKADAFLEHLQEVVAEGHRALVFSSFTGFLGTVRKRLDAEGLPYAYLDGRTRDRQERIEEFRSGRAPVFLISLKAGGFGLNLTEADYVYVLDPWWNPAAEEQAVDRTHRIGQDKAVMVYRLVAADTIEQKVVALQERKRDLFARVLDDDAGALSGG, from the coding sequence GTGCCGGTCGCCGAGCTGTCGGGCGTGGACGCCGCCGTGCTGACGACCGAGTTCCTGCCGCGGCTCACCGAGGCCGGCGTGCTGGTCGAGGTGACCGGGGACCCGCCGGAGTACCGGCACACCGAGGCCGCCCCACTCGTGCAGGTGTCGGCCACGGACAGTCAGGACGCCGACTGGTTCGACCTCGGCGTCACGGTCAGCGTGGACGGCGAGGACATCCCGTTCGCCCTGCTGTTCACGGCGCTGGCGGCGGGGGAGTCGCACCTGGTGCTGCCGAGCGGGACCTGGTTCGACATCCGGCGTGCGGAGTTCGAGCGGCTGCGCCAGCTGATCGACGAGGCGCGGGCGCTGCAGGACGCCGACCGGCCGGGCCTACGGATCAGCCGGTACCAAGCGGGGCTGTGGGACGAGCTGGTGGAGCTCGGGGTGGTCGCCGAGCAGAGCGAGCGCTGGTCGCGGGACGCGCGGGCCCTGCTCGACGTCGACGCCGCCGCGCCTCCGCCCGCCCCGGCCGGGCTGGACGCCCAGCTGCGGCCGTACCAGCTGGAGGGCTACCAGTGGCTGTCCGTGCTCTGGGACGCCGGCCTCGGTGGCGTGCTCGCCGACGACATGGGGCTGGGCAAGACGCTGCAGACCTTGGCGGTGGTCTGCCGGGCGAAGGAGGCCGGCCGGCTGACCGACCCGGTGCTGGTCGTGGCGCCGACCAGCGTGGTGTCGAACTGGGCTCACGAGGCTGCCCGCTTCGCGCCGGATCTCGTCGTCCGGACGATCGAGGCCACAGGCCGGAAGCTGGGCAGGCCCCTGCCCGAGATGGTCGACGGCGCGGACCTCGTCGTCACCTCGTACACGCTGCTGCGGCTGGGCGAGGAGGAGTACCGCGCGCTGCCGTGGGCGGGGCTGGTGCTCGATGAGGCGCAGTTCGTGAAGAACCACCAAGCGAAGACGTACGCGGCCGCGCGGCGGCTGCCGGCGGCGTTCAAGCTGGCCATCACCGGCACGCCGGTCGAGAACAACCTGATGGACCTGTGGTCGATGCTCTCGATCGTCGCGCCCGGGCTGTTCCCGAGTCCGCAGTGGTTCACCGAGCACTACCGGACCCCGATCGAGCGCGGCGGCGACCCCGACGCGCTGGCTGCGCTGCGGCGGCGGATCCGGCCGCTGATGCGCCGCCGCACCAAGGAGCAGGTGGCCGCCGAGCTGCCGCCCAAGACCGAGCAGGTGCTCGAAGTGGTGCTCAACCCCAAGCACCGGAAGGTCTACGACACCCGTCTGCAGCGGGAGCGCCGCAAGGTGCTCGGCCTGGTCGACGATTTGCAGAAGAACCGGTTCACCATCTTCCGGTCGCTCACCCTGCTGCGACAGCTGGCGCTCGACCCGGCACTGGTCGACGACGACCACGCCGGCGTGCGGTCCAGCAAGGCCGACGCCTTCCTGGAGCACCTGCAGGAGGTCGTCGCCGAGGGGCACCGGGCGCTGGTGTTCAGCTCGTTCACCGGCTTCCTGGGCACGGTCCGCAAGCGGCTGGACGCCGAGGGTCTGCCCTACGCCTACCTCGACGGGCGCACGCGCGACCGGCAGGAGCGGATCGAGGAATTCCGGAGCGGCCGGGCGCCGGTCTTCCTCATCAGCCTGAAGGCGGGCGGGTTCGGGCTGAACCTCACCGAGGCCGACTACGTGTACGTGCTCGACCCGTGGTGGAACCCGGCGGCGGAGGAGCAGGCGGTCGACCGGACGCACCGCATCGGGCAGGACAAGGCCGTCATGGTCTACCGGCTCGTGGCCGCCGACACCATCGAGCAGAAAGTCGTGGCGCTGCAGGAGCGCAAGCGGGACCTGTTCGCCCGGGTGCTGGACGACGACGCGGGTGCGCTCTCGGGGGGCTGA